In a genomic window of Anser cygnoides isolate HZ-2024a breed goose chromosome 26, Taihu_goose_T2T_genome, whole genome shotgun sequence:
- the LOC136786964 gene encoding nascent polypeptide-associated complex subunit alpha, muscle-specific form-like — MGKLTSPVLGDFLASSSAATAPQVPEEPPQLPELGPDAFAEAFPELAGDSQLLQHLQDQLLADLDIPGTEELFSWLEAVEPQDAFPDSPSSPALSRLLSQLPDLSEDIEEPSTQGLEATGALGEVPSTPGVYPEKVGGGLLVQSPIVLALSPPLSPAASPLPGALSRPLPSPPLSPPRRSPDTQVLSSPSRPLPKPPLSPPKRSPDTQVLSEQRTPLPTCPLGPLKSPLAAPVSTGTKRGAKRRAPTSTPRTAESSQPKRPATEKPPGKDRKMLLGQGVQGPETPCQGRRARDARMSKAPGRRGSSRKDGSGRQQPATNNSRAPSKRARSPGAAGGQGAASPPPRRARLLPETPSAEPGAVRPQDSLCPQGVRGKTLQRQRRDTKTPSETLQPLGARAKALGPGRQLPCVQPQPTSSSPSTMPSAAQTVPAVPAAPQSPAGGKEKVVPAPPGSTA, encoded by the coding sequence atgggaaagctgacaTCGCCCGTCTTGGGGGATTTTCTTGCTTcgtcctcagcggcgacagccccgcaggtgcctgaggagcccccgcagctgcCCGAGCTGGGCCCTGATGCCTTTGCCGAGGCCtttccagagctggcaggggacagccagctgctgcagcacctgcaggaccagctcctggccgacctggacatcccCGGCACGGAGGAGCTGTTCAGCTGGCTCGaggccgtggagccccaggacgccttccccgattcgcccagcagtcctgccctcagccgcctcctctcccagctgcccgaCCTCTCCGAGGACATCGAGGAGCCGAGCACGCAGGGACTGGAAGCCACAGGAGCCCtcggtgaggtaccctcaacccctggggtgtaCCCCGAGAAGGTTGGGGGTGGGCTGTTGGTGCAGTCCCCTATTGTGCTGGCATTGAGCCCcccgctcagccctgcagccagtcccctgcCCGGTGCCCTTAGTAGACCCCTACCCAGTCCACCCCTGAGTCCCCCCAGGAGGTCCCCTGACACCCAGGTCCTCAGTTCCCCTAGTAGACCCCTGCCCAAACCCCCCCTGAGTCCCCCCAAGAGGTCCCCTGACACCCAAGTCCTCAGTgagcagaggacacccctgcccACATGCcccctgggtcccctcaagagccccctgGCTGCCCCTGTGTCCACCGGCACCaagcggggggccaagcgccgcgcgcccaccagcacccccaggacagCGGAGAGCTCCCAGCCCAAGAGGCCAGCAACGGAGAAACCCCCTGGCAAGGACaggaagatgctgctgggccagggtgtcCAAGGCCCCGAGACGCCTTGCCAGGGACGCCGTGCCAGGGACGCCAGGATGTCCAAGGCCCCAGGAcgccgtggcagcagcaggaaagacggcagcggcaggcagcagccagcgacCAACAACAGccgggcgcccagcaagagagcccgaagcccgggggctgctggggggcaaggagcagcgtcGCCGCCTCCCCGCAGAGCGCGGCTGCTGCCGGAGACTCCGAGCGCGGAGCCCGGTGCCGTGCGGCCCCAGGACAGCCTCTGTCCCCAAGGCGTCAGGGgcaagacgctgcagcgccagcgccGGGacacaaagacccccagcgagactttgcagccgctgggggccagggcgaaggcgctggggccagggcGCCAGCTGCCCTgcgtgcagccgcagcccacctccagcagccccagcacgatGCCCAGCGCCGCGCAGACAGTGCcagctgtgcccgctgccccccaatccccagcTGGCGGCAAAGAGAaggtggtgccggcaccaccaggcagcacggcgtgA